Below is a window of Yersinia kristensenii DNA.
TTATACAACTCACGGGCATAGCTGGGTGGGGAACCGGTATCAAAAATATCACCGGCTATAATCAGCGCATCTACCTGATTTTCTTTGATCTGTTCAATGAGCCAGTGCAGAAAGGCTTGATGTTCAGCCGCACGGCTTTTGGTGAAGAAATGCTGGCCTAAGTGCCAATCAGAGGTATGAATAATGCGCATAAATCTCCCGCTAGGGCAGGTGGTATTCCAAAGATAATGGCGCTGATTATAAACACTGCCCGCCGGATGTCGCGGCTAAAAAAAGAGTGTGAGTGAAATCTCCGAGACGCTTCGCAAACTTGAGTGCTGCATTTTGCAATTATCATGAAATTTATCACTATGCTTATTGCTTGCAAGAGCGCGATGTTTTTCATAAAAATGTCACAAAACTGACGCATAATGGCTCCCGAAATCAAATAGTGACCACTAACTTACTGGCAGGGTTGATGATGGCAAGACGCATACTGGTAGTGGAAGATGAAGCCCCAATCCGTGAGATGGTGTGCTTTGTGTTGGAACAAAATGGCTACCAACCGTTAGAAGCCGAGGATTATGACAGCGCAGTAACCCGTTTATCAGAGCCTTACCCTGATTTAGTGTTGTTGGATTGGATGTTACCGGGGGGCTCGGGGATTCAGTTTATTAAGCATATGAAACGCGAAGCTCTGACCCGGGATATCCCGGTGATGATGCTGACCGCCCGTGGTGAAGAGGAAGACAGAGTTCGCGGTTTAGAGGTGGGTGCTGATGATTATATTACTAAGCCTTTTTCACCCAAAGAACTGGTGGCGCGTATTAAAGCAGTCATGCGCCGGATATCGCCAATGGCAGTGGAAGAAGTGATTGAAATGCAAGGACTGAGTCTTGATCCCTCTTCACATCGGGTGATGTCCAATGAGCAAGCGCTGGATATGGGGCCGACCGAATTTAAATTATTGCATTTCTTTATGACCCATCCAGAGCGAGTTTATAGCCGTGAACAGTTGCTTAATTATGTCTGGGGCACTAACGTTTATGTAGAAGATCGCACCGTTGATGTGCATATTCGTCGGCTACGCAAGGCACTTGAAACTGATGGCCATGACAGAATGGTACAAACTGTCCGGGGAACCGGGTACCGCTTCTCAACGCGCTACTGAGTTTTCAGTGCCGGAGAATTCGTTGTGTTAGAACGTTTATCATGGAAAACGCTGGCTTTAGAGCTGGCTCTTTTTTGTTTGCCTGCATTACTGTTAGGTGCCTTTATCGGGTACCTTCCTTGGTTATTGCTAGTCTCAGTAGTTGCCGCGCTGGTGTGGAATTTTTATAACCAACTCAAATTATCTCACTGGCTGTGGTTGGACCGCAGCATGACTCCGCCGTCAGGGCGTTGGAGCTGGGAACCTTTATTTTATGGCTTATATCAGATGCAACTGCGAAATCGGCGGCGTCGGCGAGAATTGGCCTTACTTATCAAACGGTTCCGCAGTGGCGCAGAATCTTTACCCGATGCTGTGGTGATGACCACCATTGACGGTAACATTTTCTGGTGCAACGGTTTGGCTCAGCAATTGCTGGGGTTCCGCTGGCCGGAGGATAATGGACAGCATATTCTTAACTTATTGCGCTATCCCGAATTCAGCCAGTATTTGCAGCAGCAAGAGTTTTCCCGCCCACTGACCCTGCAACTCAATAATGGCTATTATGTTGAGTTCCGCGTCATGCCTTATTCAGAAGGGCAATTATTGATGGTCGCCCGTGATGTTACCCAGATGCGTCAGTTGGAAGGGGCTCGGCGCAATTTCTTTGCCAATGTCAGCCACGAGCTGCGCACCCCCCTGACGGTGTTACAGGGATATCTGGAAATGATGCACGACCAAGAATTGGCGGGGCCATTACGGGATAAAGCGCTGGGAACGATGCAGGAACAGACCAAGAGAATGGATGGGCTGGTCAAGCAATTATTGACGTTGTCGCGAATTGAAGCGGCTCCTAATGTAGATATGAATGAACAAGTTGATATTCCTCGGATGCTCAAGATATTACAGCATGAGGTGCAAGCGCTGAGTGGTGGGCGTCATGAAATTACTTTCCGGGTTAATGATCAACTGAAAGTATTTGGTAACGAAGACCAACTGCGCAGTGCTGTTTCTAATCTGGTCTATAACGCGGTCAATCACACGCCTGATGGCACTAAAATTGAGGTGTGTTGGCAGAAAACTGCGCAAGGGGCACAGTTTCAGGTCAGTGACAATGGGCCGGGAATTGGCCCTGAGCATGTGCCGCGCCTGACTGAGCGCTTCTACCGGGTGGATAAGGCCCGCTCAAGGCAAACGGGGGGGAGTGGATTGGGGCTGGCAATTGTAAAACATGCTCTGAGCCACCATGACGCGCGTTTGGATGTCATGAGTGAAATCGGCTTGGGGACGAGATTTATTTTTACCTTGCCGAATCGATTGATTGTTCCGACGGTTTTAACCGAGAATGCAGTCAAATCCTAAGACTGCATGGACACTAAGCTGATGAGATGGGGAAAACTGGCGCTGCTGCATGCCCTGCTCGGGTTTAGCTACGGCGTTTTAGCGCAATCTGTAGCGGTTTCACCTGCTACAGAGGTTCAATCGCCAAAGCCACATACTCTGTCCGGTAATCTTTCCAGTGTCGGTTCAGACACCTTAGCGAACTTGATGTCTTTATGGGCTGATGATTTTAATCATCATTACCCCGGCGTTAATTTGCAAATACAGGCGGCAGGTTCTTCTACTGCTCCTGCAGCATTGGCGGCAGGGGCAACTCAACTCGGCCCAATGAGCCGGCCAATGAAAGCAGCCGAAATCACTGCATTCACTCAGCGTTATGGCTATCCACCACTGGCTGTTCCCGTGGCAGTGGATGCTTTAGTGGTTTTTGTCCATCGCGATAATCCACTGAATAAAATCACTTTATCTCAGCTTGATGCTGTTTTTTCGCAAAATCGCCTGTGTGGAGCATCCCATCCGATCCAGCGCTTTGGCGAACTGGGCTTGAAAGGGCCATGGGCGGCTCGCGCTTTGCAACGCTATAGCCGAAACTCAGCTTCAGGTACCTATGGTTTCTTCAAGCAGCGAGTGCTATGTGATGGTGATTTTACAAATAATATCAATGAATTACCTGGTTCTGCTTCCGTGGTGCAAGCTGTCGCCGGTTCATTAAATGGCATGGGTTATGCCAGTATTGGTTTTCGCAACAGTGGTGTTAAACCCTTGTTATTGTCGGCGGATGGCCAGGATTATGTGATGCCGACCGCCGAGAATGTCAAAGATGGCCGCTATCCCTTATCGCGCTACCTGTATATTTATATCAATAAAGCTCCCGGCCAGCCGCTAGAACCGCTGACTGCCGCCTTTCTTGAGCGCGTTTTATCGCCAGAAGGGCAACAGCGCGTGACTCATGACGGCTATTTACCCTTACCGCCAGATGTCCTGAATCAGACGCGAAAAGAGTTAGGTTTCGCCTATTAAGTTGGTTGGGGGAGTTCGAGAGTATCTGCCGTAAATTGTTAATAGTTGGATATAAATGATACAAATCATATGGTGTGTATTTCTCTAAAACTGGCACGATTAACTGGTTTGTGGAGATTGTATGGATGAAGACTCTGCTTTTGTGATCCTGACTTGCCTTTCTCCGCTATAAACGTTCTACTTACCGCCGTTGTTGGCCTATTCCATCTGCAAATAACTCCAAAAACACTGCATACTGACGAAATAGATTGCTTATTAACCGCCGGAGTTTGCGTTTATCAGAGCTTTGTATCGTTTCGATCATGTAGGAAAGACCACAACTCAAGGACTTTTTCTTTTGATCATTTAACTAGGCAACACACATCACTATGAGTCATCGTTTATCATCTAAAGATATTATTGCATTAGGTTTTATGACCTTTGCCTTATTTGTTGGAGCTGGCAACATCATCTTCCCGCCGATGGTTGGTTTACAGTCGGGTGAACATGTGTGGTGGGCAGCAGTGGGCTTTTTGATTACCGCTGTTGGATTACCGGTCATTACCGTCATCGCGCTGGCTCGAGTTGGTGGGGGGATTGATGCTCTGAGTTCTCCCATTGGCCGCAGTGCCGGTCTGGTGCTGGCGACTGTCTGCTATCTGGCCGTTGGCCCTCTGTTTGCTATCCCTCGTACCACAACAGTTTCTTTCGAAGTAGGCATTGCGCCTTTAACGGGTGATGGCCCGCTGCCACTGTTTATTTACAGTGTGGTTTACTTCGCGTTGGTTATCGGGATTTCCTTGTACCCTGGGCGTTTGCTCGATACGGTCGGGCATATCTTGGCCCCAATGAAGATTCTGGCGTTGGCTCTTTTAGGTCTTGCCGCTTTGATTTGGCCCGCAGGCCCGTTGATTCCGGCGACGGATGCTTATCAGAATGCCGCGTTTTCTTCGGGTTTCGTTAATGGTTATCTGACCATGGATACCTTGGGCGCTTTGGTGTTCGGTATCGTCATCGTCAATGCTGCCAAATCTCGTGGGGTGGTTTCTGCAGGATTACTGACGCGCTATACCATTTGGGCGGGTTTGATTGCCGGTATTGGTCTGACGTTGGTCTACCTGAGCTTGTTTAAGCTGGGTTCAAGCAGCGGTGCTTTGGTACCTGATGCCCAAAATGGGGCGGTGGTATTGCATGCCTATGTTCAGCACACCTTTGGTGGTTTGGGCAGCGTGTTCCTGGCTGCATTGATTTTCATCGCTTGTATGGTGACCGCCGTGGGCCTGACCTGCGCCTGTGCTGAATTCTTTGCTCAGTACTTGCCGCTGTCATATCGCACACTGGTGTTTATCCTCGGTATCTTCTCGATGATGGTATCGAATCTGGGGCTGAGCCATTTGATTCAGATCTCAATTCCAGTGTTAACAGCAATTTACCCACCATGCATTGTGTTAGTGCTGATGAGTTTCACTTTGCGTTGGTGGAACCATGCCTCACGTATTGTCGCTCCGGTGATGTTGATAAGCTTACTGTTTGGTATCCTTGATGCGGTAAAAGCCTCGACTTTTGCCTATTTCCTGCCGGAGTGGACTCAGAACCTGCCATTAGCTGAGCAAGGTCTGGCGTGGTTATCACCATCCCTACTGGTATTCGTCGTCATAGGGTTGTACGATCGCCTGTGCTGTCGCCAGGAAGTTGCTGCCAAGCAATAACTGCACAGTTATCGAATATTTTTAGCCACGGCTCATCCCCGTGGCTTTTTGCTGAAAAAAGACGGGATAAAGTTCATGGAATTACCAGTCAAAAATAAGCTGAAACGCGGCCTGACGACACGCCACATCCGCTTTATGGCATTGGGGTCAGCAATAGGTACCGGCTTATTCTATGGTTCGGCTGATGCGATAAGAATGGCGGGGCCGAGTGTATTATTGGCATACCTGATTGGTGGCGTGGTGGCATTTATCATCATGCGCGCCCTGGGCGAGATGTCAGTCAATAACCCGCAGGCCAGTTCTTTCTCACGTTATGCACAAGATTACCTTGGGCCAATGGCGGGCTATATCACCGGCTGGACTTATTGCTTTGAAATTCTGATTGTGGCTATTGCTGATGTGACCGCGTTCGGTATCTATATGGGGGTCTGGTTCCCGGATGTACCGCATTGGATATGGGTGCTGAGTGTTGTCCTCATCATTGGTGCCGTCAATATGATGAGTGTTAAGGTGTTCGGCGAGCTGGAGTTCTGGTTCTCATTCTTCAAAGTTGCCACCATCATCATCATGATTCTGGCCGGTATTGGTATCATTGTTTGGGGTATTGGTAATGGCGGGCAGCCGACCGGTATTCATAACTTATGGACTAACGGCGGCTTCTTCAGCAACGGTTTTGTCGGCATGATCCTATCATTGCAACTGGTGATGTTTGCTTATGGTGGTATTGAAATTATCGGTATTACTGCCGGTGAAGCTGAAGACCCGAAAAAGTCTATTCCGAAAGCCATCAACTCAGTGCCATGGCGTATTCTGATGTTCTACGTCGGCACCTTGTTTGTCATCATGTCTATTTACCCATGGAACCAAGTGGGCACCAACGGCAGTCCGTTTGTCCTGACTTTCCAGCATATGGGGATTACTGTGGCGGCGGGTATTCTGAACTTTGTGGTGATCACCGCCTCATTATCCGCCATTAACAGTGATGTGTTCGGAGTGGGGCGTATGCTTAACGGGATGGCCGAACAGGGCCACGCGCCAAAAGCTTTTGCCGCCATTTCTAAACGCGGGGTGCCGTGGGTCACGGTGTTGGTGATGATGGGCGCTATGCTCACGGCGGTTTATCTCAACTACATTATGCCGGAAAATGTGTTCCTGGTGATCGCCTCGCTTGCGACTTTTGCGACTGTCTGGGTGTGGATTATGATCCTCTTCTCCCAAATCGGTTTCCGCCGCTCGTTGAGCAAAGATCAAGTTAAGGCGCTGGATTTCCCACTGCGTGGCGGCACCTTTACTTCAGTGCTGGCTATCATTTTCTTGTTGTTTATCATTGGGCTGATTGGTTGGTTCCCAGCAACGCGCATTTCATTGTATGTCGGGCTGGTGTGGATTGTCCTGTTGCTGGTGGGGTATTACTTCAAGGTCAACCATCAGAAGAAGAAAGCGGCGTTGCTGAAAACCGCAGAGTAACACGGAATCAATACCGAATATCAAGCCGGGAAATGTCCCGGCTTTTTTTATTTTTTAAACTGATATTTTTCATTTGGCTCTCTCCGCCCCCGCCCTCATCCTCAATATTTATGCTGATAGATGAGGGATACTCATTCACAACATGGCATTGTTTATACCGATTTATTTATACAGGTGAATGTGTCGCGGCGTTAATGTCTGCACCAGATAGCCTTAACAGCAAGCGTTTTGGTTAAAGCAGGAGAGTTTTATGCTTAGTGGTTGGCATTTACCGGTCGCGCCTTTTGTCCGTCAGCGCGGCGATGCATTACATATCACACTGTGGTTACATGGAGAGTGGTTACAGGGGGATAATTTACCGGAACAGGTTTTCTTGCGCTGTGAGCCAGATAATGAAGAATGGCTGCTTAGCATGAAAGGCGAGCTTCGTGATGGTTTCTGGTGTTATCGCGCGAAATTGCCGTTGCATGAGGGCCAGCCCGCGCGGCGTTATTGCTTCAAACTGTTGTGGAATGACGACCAACAGTGGTTCGGCCCATTAGGATTTTCGGTGGTGCCTCCGGCGCAATTGGCTCAGTTTGCTATTGAGCTACCTGATAGCGGCCCGGACTGGGTTGCCGACCAGATTTTTTATCAAATCTTCCCCGACCGGTTTGCCAGCAGCCAGGGTGAGCATGGGGTGCAAAATGGCAGTTATATTCATCATGCCGCCGGTCAGCCGGTCACACGCCGTGACTGGCAACAGCCACTGGATGATGTGAATGCTGCTTCAACATTCTATGGCGGCGATTTAGCCGGTATCAGCCAAAAACTCCCCTATTTGCAACAGTTGGGGGTGACTGCGCTGTATCTCAACCCGATTTTCACCGCGCCCAGTGTGCATAAATACGATACGCAAGATTATTATCAGGTTGATCCTTACTTGGGCGGCGAGAGTGCTTTTCTGCAACTACGCAGCGCCACTCGTGATGCTGGTATCAAATTGGTGCTCGATGGCGTGTTTAACCATACCGGGGATTCCCATCATTGGTTTGATCGCCATCAGCAAGGGGAAAATGGTGCTTGTCATCACCCTGACTCACCTTATCGGGGTTGGTTTAATTTCTTCCCCGATGGGCGGGCACTGGATTGGAAAGGTCATGCCAGCTTGCTAAAACTTAACTTCGCTAATGAAGAGGTGGTCAATCAAATTTATCGCGCTGAAGACAGTGTGGTGCGCCATTGGTTGAAGCCGCCTTACAGTATTGACGGCTGGCGGCTGGATGTGGTGCATATGCTGGGGGAAGACGGCGGTGCAAAAGGGAATTTACATCATCTGGCGGGTATTTATCAGGCGGCGAAAGAGGAAAATCCTCAAGCCTATATTCTGGGCGAACACTTTGGCGATGCACGAAATTGGTTACATGCCGGAGTGGAAGACGCGGCAATGAATTATATGGGATTTGCCTTGCCGGTACGCAGTTTCCTGGCGGGATGTGATGTTGCCTATCATCCCATAAAACTCAGCGCCGAGGATTGTGCCTATTGGATGGATGAATACCGCGCCGGATTGCCTCATGGCCATCAGTTGCGAGCATTTAACCAGTTGGATAGCCATGATACCGCCCGTTTTATCACTTTGTTGAATGGCGACAAAACGCGTATGCAAATGGCGCTGATATGGCTGTTTAGCTGGATTGGCGTACCGTGTTTATTTTATGGTGATGAAATCGGCCTGGATGGCGGCAATGACCCATTCTGCCGTAAACCTTTCCCTTGGGATGAGGCGCAGTGGGATGGTGACCTGCTGAAATTATGTCAGCGCATGGCGGCCTTGCGGCACAAAAGTTTGGCACTGCGGCGCGGCGGCTGTCAGGTTATTCACGCCAACGGTGATTCCCTGGTCTTTATTCGCAGTTATCAGCGCGAGCGGGTGATGGTCGCGATACAACGCAATCACGCCAGTGATATCTTCTTGCCGGTTTCTCCATTACTGAATATTACGCAATGGCAACGTTTGGAAGGGGCGGCCGAGCTGAATATCACTGACGCGGGTATCAATCTGCAATTGTCTGGTGAGAGTATTACATTGTGGTGCGGTCAATCTTAGCTATTAGCCATAGTGAGTGCTAACTAAGATAATGTAAGAGATTAAAAGCGGCTAAGCGCCGCTTTTTCTTTGAGTGAGATATGATGTATATGTCAGGCACAAGTTGTCAGGTAAATCCACCGAAGGGAAAATATAATGAGCACAACTAAAAGACAGGCATTGGTTATCGGGGCCTCTCGGGGCTTGGGTCTGGGGTTGGTTGATGAACTTAACCGACGGGGATGGTCAGTGACGGCGACGACGCGCGGTGTAGCAAAAGACACTGCGGCACACGCGGCCCATTGGTTAACATTGGATATTAACCAACCTGAAAGTATTAAAGCGTTTTTACCACAGGTGCAGGGGCAGGTCTTTGATTTGATCTTTGTTAATGCCGGTATCTCTGGGCCAGAACATCAATCAGCGGTTGATGCCAAACCAGAAGAGATCCTCGAATTGTTTCAAACCAATGCGATTTCACCCATCCGTATTGCCCAGCACTTGCTGGCCCAGCGCAATCCAAAACACAGTGTATTAGCCTTTATGTCTTCGCAGTTGGGGAGTCTTGGGCATAATGCTTCCGGCCATAAGCCTTTGTATTCAGCTAGTAAAGCAGCATTGAATATGATGACGCGCAATTTGGTTGCTGAGGTAGCAGACCCATCGCTGACGGTGTTATCCATTCATCCGGGTTGGGTGAAAACAGATATGGGCGGGGACGCTGCGCCATTGACGATTGCGACCAGTGTGAGGGGGGTTGTCGACCAAATCGAGCGCGCTTCCGGCAAGGGCGGTCACGGCTTTATTGATTATCAAGGGCATACATTGCCGTGGTGATTTATACCCGTCATACTTCAAGCTGCATGTGAGTTGGCTGCTTTCGTTATTCGGCCCATCCGTGGGCCTCTCCTCGTTGAGGCCGCTGCCAGCAGCGTTCAAATCTGCTCCCGGCAGATTTGTCACCCGAATCACTTATCTGAGTAAGCTCATCGGGATTAATGAGCCTCATCCTTGAGGCTCACCCTGCGGGCTAGCATAAATGCTGTTCAAATCGGTTCCCGACCGATTTGTCTCTCGATTGCCGCCTTCCAGCAACTCGAATTATTTAGGGTATGAATAAAGTGGTAAATTCTCCCATCGATATATTGATGGGGGAATGACCTTGGTAATCAATCGCTATCAGTAGCCGATAGCCGCTCCCGCTGGGCGGCGAACATCATTAGCCCCATACAGGTAACCCTCGCGGACTTTCCCTGAGACTGCCGAATCATTACCCGAGTTAGCAGGGCTGACGCCCTCAACCCCCGCTAAACCGACCAAAATGAGTTCAGCAGCACCCCATGGGTTCTGTTCGACCATTTTATATCCCATATTTTTCAATAAATTAAGACTATCTGCGGACACACCACGCTGTTCATAATAGACCTCATCGGGCAACCATTGATGATGAATGCGAGGTGCATCTACGGCCTCTTGCGGCGCCATTCCGTGGTCAATGACGTTCAATGCAGTTTGCAAGGTAATGGTGATAATCCGCGAACCACCCGGTGAGCCTAAGACCATAAATGTCTTACCGTCTTTGGTCACTAATGTCGGGCTCATTGACGATAGTGGGCGCTTACCGGGGGCGATAGCGTTGGTCGCTCCTTGAACCAAACCATACAGATTTTGCTCACCAACTTTGACGGTAAAATCATCCATTTCATCATTCAGGAAAAATCCTGTACCGGGTGCAATCACTACCGCACCAAAGCGGCCATTCACGGTATAGGTGGTGGAAACAGCATTGCCATCATGATCGACGATGGAATAATGTGTTGTTTCAGGTTTTTCATGCGGTTGCATGCCCGGCTGAACTTCTACTGATGGCGTGGCCTTGTTGGCGACGATTTGTTTACGAATATCAGCGGCATAACTTTTACTCAGCAGGCGGTCGGTCGGGTTCTTAACAAACTCAGGGTCACCGAGGAAAGTATTGCGGTCCATATAGGCATGGCGCATCGCTTCTGTCAGCGTATGGATGTAAGCGGCGGAGTTAAAACCCATACTCTTCAGGTCATAGCCCTCAAGGACATTTAAAGTTTCGCACAAGGTCACGCCACCGGAGCTAGGTGGAGGAGAAGAAACGAATTTATAGCCACGGTAGCTACAGGTAATAGGGGCGGTTTCGGTGATTTTATAGTTGGCAAAATCGGCAGCGGTCAAGATACCTCCGCCTTTTTTGGCTGCGGCTTCAACGGCTTGCGGTATTTTCCCCTGATAGAAAGCATCCGGTCCTTTCTGTGAGATAGCCGTCAGAGTCTCAGCCAGGTCAGCTTGAATAAGGTGGTCACCCGGTTGCAGGGCTTCCCCGTCTTTTCGTAAGAAAATACGAGCCGATTCAGGATCTTGACGGAAGCGTTTGACTGTTGTGTCCAAAATGTCAGTATCGGCGCGGGTTAACACAAAGCCTTCCTGTGCCAGTTTGATTGCTGGCGCCATGACTTGCTGGCGAGTTAATTTGCCGTATTTTTTCTGTGCGCTGTCCATTCCCAACACTGTGCCGGGAACGCCCGCGGCCAGATAGCCATACAGACTGGCATCTTTGGTGACTTTACCCTCTTTATCCAAATACATATCGGCGCTGGCGGCGGCGGGGGCGGTTTCACGGAAGTTTATAAATGTATCCGTCCCATCTGCAAGGTGAATGGTCATAAAACCGCCACCGCCGATATTGCCACAGCAAGGGTTTACTACCGCCTGGGCATAACCCACGGCCACCGCAGCATCAATTGCATTCCCGCCCATTTTTAAAATGTCTGTCCCAACCTGTGAAGCCAGATACTGGGATGTCACCACCATGCCATTTTTCGCTTCCACTGCGGGTGTTGAGGCCGCATGCAGTGCTCCACTGACCAGTAAAGTCAATACAGCCAAGGGTTTGTTCCATTTTTGCAGATGCATTCTGACTCCTGTTATTTCCTGCCCGCCGGGGGTTATCCGGTCATTTTTGTCTGGCAGCTTAAAAGCGCTGCTTATGGTGTGTGCAAAACACACGCCAGTAATAATTAATAGCAGAATTAATGTTTATGGCTGCTAATTAATTGGCGACAGGAGGGGAAGAGAGAGTTTTACTGAAACTGATAGGGTGATTTTCATTCAGTTAAAGTTCAGGTGGATGCAAGTAACTAATTGATAATATTGGAGTATTACCCAACATCAGTATATTGATATGCTGTCGTCAGGTTCTATATCAGAATAAAAAAGCCAGTCAGTGTGAACTGACTGGCTTGATACCCCTGAGTCAATCAGGGGCGGCATAAACTGTTATTACAGTTTAGAGGCGTTTTCAGACAGATATTTAGCAACGCCATCTGGAGATGCGCCCATACCTGCTTTACCTTTTTCCCACTGTGCAGGGCAAACTTCGCCGTGTTCTTCGTGGAATTGCAGTGCGTCAACGGTACGGATCATTTCGTCGATGTTACGACCAATTGGTAGATCGTTAACGATTTGGCTGCGAACGATGCCGTTTTTGTCGATCAAGAAAGAACCGCGCAGCGCAACACCCGCTTCTGGGTGCTCAATGCCGTAGGCTTTCTGAATTTCACGTTTGATATCAGCAACCATTGGGTATTTAACTTCACCAATACCGCCTTTATCAACCGGAGTTTTACGCCATGCGTTGTGTACAAACTCGGAGTCGAAAGAAACACCAACAACTTCAACGCCACGTTTCTGGAATTCTTCGTAACGGTGGTCGAAAGCGATCAACTCTGAAGGACAAACGAAAGTAAAGTCCATTGGCCAGAAGAACAGGACGGCAGGGCGGCCGTTCAGGTGCTTTTTCAGGTTGAAGTTTTCAACGATTTCGCCGCTACCAAGAACAGCAGCTGCTGTAAAATCAGGGGCTTGACGAGTTACCAGAACCATAAATTACTCCTGTTAATTAGGGATGGATAAACCATTTGTCTCAAAAGTCTTGGCACAGCATAGGTATTTAAACGCAATCAATAAAGAGATAAATACCAATCGCTGTGATAGCTTTTACCTATTGTTACAACGATTTTAGTTTCTTACTCTTGCTAAGATACCCATTCTGGCAGAAAGCGCAAGTGACTTAGAGCCAATAACCATATAGATAAAGATGTTTTTGTCTAAATTTGTTTATGCTGTGCCTGCTGCATCATCGCAGGATAAAAAGCCCAAAAGAGTTGTTCTAGTGGCTGATAGTGTTGTTCTATGTCGTGAAAAGAACCTGCAAGTGCGGCTAATTTAGGTCGGCGGTTAGCCATACCTTGTAATACATCAGCTATAAAGGGTAGTTCAGCATAGCGTTCCA
It encodes the following:
- a CDS encoding peroxiredoxin C; this encodes MVLVTRQAPDFTAAAVLGSGEIVENFNLKKHLNGRPAVLFFWPMDFTFVCPSELIAFDHRYEEFQKRGVEVVGVSFDSEFVHNAWRKTPVDKGGIGEVKYPMVADIKREIQKAYGIEHPEAGVALRGSFLIDKNGIVRSQIVNDLPIGRNIDEMIRTVDALQFHEEHGEVCPAQWEKGKAGMGASPDGVAKYLSENASKL
- a CDS encoding SDR family oxidoreductase; this encodes MSTTKRQALVIGASRGLGLGLVDELNRRGWSVTATTRGVAKDTAAHAAHWLTLDINQPESIKAFLPQVQGQVFDLIFVNAGISGPEHQSAVDAKPEEILELFQTNAISPIRIAQHLLAQRNPKHSVLAFMSSQLGSLGHNASGHKPLYSASKAALNMMTRNLVAEVADPSLTVLSIHPGWVKTDMGGDAAPLTIATSVRGVVDQIERASGKGGHGFIDYQGHTLPW
- the ggt gene encoding gamma-glutamyltransferase, with the translated sequence MHLQKWNKPLAVLTLLVSGALHAASTPAVEAKNGMVVTSQYLASQVGTDILKMGGNAIDAAVAVGYAQAVVNPCCGNIGGGGFMTIHLADGTDTFINFRETAPAAASADMYLDKEGKVTKDASLYGYLAAGVPGTVLGMDSAQKKYGKLTRQQVMAPAIKLAQEGFVLTRADTDILDTTVKRFRQDPESARIFLRKDGEALQPGDHLIQADLAETLTAISQKGPDAFYQGKIPQAVEAAAKKGGGILTAADFANYKITETAPITCSYRGYKFVSSPPPSSGGVTLCETLNVLEGYDLKSMGFNSAAYIHTLTEAMRHAYMDRNTFLGDPEFVKNPTDRLLSKSYAADIRKQIVANKATPSVEVQPGMQPHEKPETTHYSIVDHDGNAVSTTYTVNGRFGAVVIAPGTGFFLNDEMDDFTVKVGEQNLYGLVQGATNAIAPGKRPLSSMSPTLVTKDGKTFMVLGSPGGSRIITITLQTALNVIDHGMAPQEAVDAPRIHHQWLPDEVYYEQRGVSADSLNLLKNMGYKMVEQNPWGAAELILVGLAGVEGVSPANSGNDSAVSGKVREGYLYGANDVRRPAGAAIGY